Proteins encoded together in one Monomorium pharaonis isolate MP-MQ-018 chromosome 8, ASM1337386v2, whole genome shotgun sequence window:
- the LOC105828834 gene encoding histone lysine acetyltransferase CREBBP isoform X5: MADHLVDGPPQKRPKLDPFQGTSDSTVVGMPPLLMHHAYTNYGGGGSGNMQQIQAPQQLHLQQHQLQQHWNNNTVQKRNYISNTEMFDLENDLPDDLLSSGSWGSTTESTKPPATGPGPGQQNGALDTELRQHVQQQQQQLSHHLIQQQGNKNLVANSLVMAAGTLGNKSPNMQSPPNVSVSKGGIVDPQMVVSLGNLPSSIASSLANNQMSIANSMGGLQSSMSMSGNNPAMSMPGNMNSGLVMTSSASGNNMGGMTGGSLIVTNSLNKQPLNTNFSKVTMMGPNTQAIHHPGAPHGITPMQNGPGMMNTRAVAMQQQQQAHMVGPTRGQSPHQQVHQVGIVGPGQGGPRMQAPPNMTNMPMAQLGASNPYSYGVVKPQQKGVGTNMSPMQAAAAASRFTGSAGPIGTTNVVGGQEGGTAAQQAQPPAPSPAQPQSGAPTGGQPGPQQATQGQMATGAGTTGAKSTPDPEKCRLIQQQLVLLLHAHKCQRRESQANGEMRQCTLPDCKTMKNVLTHMTSCQAGKNCTVAHCSMSRQIINHWKHCNRNDCPVCLPIKQANKNRTNSAQAPAIQPNNQPNPPSASEMRRAYDALGIQCPTTTPGLLPGQGVGRGSRMPTPGMAGPPGTLGSVRLAQPQTQTAPGQSAGQVAPNVSLPLNSDPTTVGVAGNQTVPTTGPTSAAAAAAANIQQSVNIQAMFGLNESGQPGVIGGENRLANLQLPGGLQPGQVTATPVQGTKEWHMSVTPDLRNHLVHKLVQAIFPTPDPQAMLDKRMHNLVAYARKVEGDMYEMANSRSEYYHLLAEKIYKIQKELDEKRQKRKEQQQQQQLQQQQQQQQQQPPQPPGTSGPGLRPCAPPNVGTVMPGGSKPVGTVPPSLRSHSPSMSQLGAMAIQQHNRMQFPQQQQQTQQQQVQQQQQQQVQAQQQIQQQQQGILVGPPGPSPNGQSTSNANMVSNPGLSPFGQPQMSQANLTTTTASNNATTSQFPTSNGTAAGLPNSSPIQNQHQFPDLMKVRLAQAQAQAAQQQQQQQQQQQQQQQQQQQQQNQQPQPTSTPSQVNTPATSIPQTPSPFSGMQPSTQQPQQQPNQQFPTRPLSASTPSDNGIVTSTPQTIPPPASSGPSPTGGIPVTTTGTTNGPQSTTSTPNTPLVPSLMTPNQTVSSASNQTPPHSGTTPSPAGLASLGKGMTSQERAALNTPRSTSMSSQMAAITAALDRDNSPSPPMNNNKGKLDSIKEEIKMEIKQEPPDDPQNHRMDGKSVNNDIIKTEPKTEPMEEGSNEATVKEEPGIKEESMTPVSSQDTTTSDIKPLVPEPIQPSGTSTDKKKCLFKPDELRQALMPTLEKLYRQDPESIPFRQPVDPQALGIPDYPTIVKKPMDLSTIKKKLDTEKYSDPWEYVDDVWMMFDNAWLYNRKTSRVYRYCTKLSEVFEQEIDPVMQALGYCCGRKYTFNPQVLCCYGKQLCTIPRDAKYYSYQNSGLKGIGLLSDRYTFCQKCFNDIPGDTVTLGDDPTQPQTAIKKEQFQEMKNDHLELEPFVTCTDCGRRVHQICVLHMEAIWPLGFTCENCLKKKGQKRKENKFNAKRLPVTKLGTYIETRVNNFLKKKEAGAGEVAIRVVASSDKVVEVKPGMRSRFVENGDMPGEFPYRAKALFAFEEVDGTDVCFFGMHVQEYGSECTPPNTRRVYIAYLDSVHFFRPRQFRTAVYHEILLGYLDYAKQLGYTMAHIWACPPSEGDDYIFHCHPAEQKIPKPKRLQEWYKKMLDKGMVERIVLDYKDILKQAMEDRLSSAADLPYFEGDFWPNVLEESIKELDQEEEEKRKQAEAAEAAAAAANAIFSLSEDAETPDGKKKGQKKAKKSNKSKANQRKNSKKSNTPQTGNDLSAKIFATMEKHKEVFFVIRLHSAQSAASLAPIQDPDPVINCDLMDGRDAFLTMARERHYEFSSLRRAKFSSMSMLYELHNQGQDKFVYTCNNCKTHVETRYHCTVCEDFDLCVSCKDKDGHSHPMEKLGFDLDDGSSPADAKQTNPQEARKLSIQRCIQSLVHACQCRDANCRLPSCQKMKRVVMHTKNCKRKTNGGCPICKQLIALCCYHAKHCQETKCLVPFCSNIKHKIKQQQLQQRLQQAQLLRRRMAVMNTRPSGPVAAMQAGQQTSNVAMTGVAMKPGVSTSNLPTPHQPGIGLKPGTQTPPAHVLQVVKQVQEEAARQQAPHVNFGKVTPGGGVGGVNVGVGGQTGGVMPPPQMQRPLPVQMPNPSGTHLIPMDQWTASRYQSNTVMQQNPNLARQQTPQQLMQQQQQHQAQPGMGMSAQMPRQPGMIGPSVGQVNPQASNMQKHALQQLMQTLRSPNSPDQQNQILQILKSNPPLMAAFIKQRALVHQQQPGQHGGGVGGPMGPNQPQQQQQQQQPGLHMMSQQQQPQQQQPQQSQQQQQQGRLQIQMLTQQAQQQPVQPQSQWYKQQMLVMQRQQQVAQQQQQQQQQQQQQQQQQQQQQQQQQQQQPFTQPPAPPYGQQRPIRPSLLGNYTINRNYLIEEKKELANSRAVVSSVFPRHQRLPNSLGYGGFNEQGYGQPGLKPTPPPVPSPQGVMGPPGISVQQQLMQSVRSPPPIRSPQPNPSPRPVPSPRNQPVPSPRSGPVPSPHHHPPHGTPTHSPAHELGGGPSEMMLSQLGGGPGAPGHPATMPHHPSPAPAPTNGGADANEVTPMTPQDQLAKYVEGL, from the exons ATGGCCGACCACCTGGTGGACGGCCCTCCGCAGAAGCGGCCGAAGCTCGATCCGTTCCAGGGGACGTCGGACTCGACGG TAGTGGGTATGCCGCCTTTATTGATGCACCATGCTTATACGAACTACGGGGGAGGTGGCAGTGGTAACATGCAACAAATTCAAGCGCCTCAACAGCTTCATCTACAGCAGCATCAACTGCAGCAACACTGGAACAACAATACCGTCCAGAAAAGAA ATTACATTTCTAACACAGAAATGTTTGATCTTGAAAATGATCTTCCTGATGATCTGTTGTCATCTGGATCTTGGGGTTCCACGACCGAGAGTACCAAGCCACCAGCGACCGGTCCAGGCCCAGGGCAGCAAAATGGTGCTCTCGATACAGAACTCAGACAACATgtacagcagcagcagcagcaactcTCTCATCATCTCATTCAACAGCAG GGCAACAAAAACTTGGTAGCGAATTCTTTAGTAATGGCTGCTGGAACGTTAGGCAACAAAAGTCCGAATATGCAATCGCCACCGAACGTTTCCGTTTCCAAGGGAGGGATAGTCGATCCACAGATGGTAGTGAGTCTTGGTAATCTACCAAGTAGTATAGCCAGTTCGTTGGCTAATAATCAAATGTCAATCGCAAATTCAATGGGCGGCTTGCAATCGTCTATGAGCATGTCCGGAAACAACCCTGCGATGTCCATGCCAGGCAACATGAATTCTGGTTTAGTGATGACGAGCTCCGCTAGCGGGAACAACATGGGAGGAATGACCGGTGGGAGCTTGATAGTAACCAACAGTTTGAACAAACAACCTCTAAATACA aatttttcaaaGGTAACCATGATGGGCCCTAATACTCAAGCGATACATCATCCCGGTGCACCTCACGGAATTACACCGATGCAAAACGGTCCGGGAATGATGAACACGAGAGCTGTAGCGatgcagcaacaacaacaggCTCATATGGTCGGTCCGACGAGAGGGCAGAGTCCTCACCAACAAGTGCATCAAGTTGGCATTGTTGGTCCCGGTCAGGGTGGTCCTCGGATGCAAGCTCCCCCTAACATGACAAACATGCCTATGGCGCAACTGGGTGCATCGAATCCGTACAGCTatg GTGTTGTCAAACCGCAACAGAAGGGTGTAGGCACGAACATGAGTCCCATGCAAGCGGCGGCCGCCGCCAGTAGATTTACTGGTTCCGCCGGTCCGATCGGCACTACAAATGTCGTGGGTGGTCAAGAGGGTGGAACGGCAGCGCAACAGGCACAGCCACCAGCACCAAGTCCGGCTCAGCCACAATCGGGTGCGCCAACCGGAGGGCAGCCAGGACCGCAACAAGCTACGCAAGGACAAATGGCTACTGGTGCAGGTACAACAG GCGCAAAATCGACGCCCGATCCAGAGAAATGTAGACTTATACAACAACAATTGGTGCTACTTTTGCATGCGCATAAATGCCAACGACGTGAGAGCCAAGCGAACGGTGAAATGAGACAATGCACTCTGCCGGACTGTAAAACTATGAAAAATGTTCTGACGCATATGACGAGTTGTCAAGCCGGCAAGAATTGCACCGTCGCTCACTGTAGTATGTCTAGGCAGATCATCAATCATTGGAAACACTGTAATCGAAATGATTGTCCAGTCTGCTTGCCCATAAAGCAAGCTAATAAAAACAGGACTAATTCTGCGCAAg CACCTGCAATTCAACCAAATAATCAGCCAAATCCTCCAAGTGCATCCGAAATGAGAAGGGCTTATGATGCTTTAGGGATTCAATGTCCAACAACAACACCAGGGCTCTTACCTGGTCAAGGTGTTGGCAGAGGCAGTAGAATGCCAACACCTGGCATGGCGGGACCTCCTGGGACACTGGGCAGCGTTAGATTAGCGCAACCTCAAACACAGA CTGCACCGGGACAATCTGCTGGACAAGTAGCTCCAAATGTATCTCTTCCTTTGAATTCTGATCCTACTACGGTCGGGGTAGCCGGCAATCAGACGGTACCGACGACCGGACCCACATCTGCCGCGGCAGCGGCTGCTGCCAATATACAACAGTCCGTTAATATTCAAGCGATGTTTGGACTAAACGAGTCCGGACAACCTGGTGTGATAGGTGGGGAAAATAGATTAGCGAATCTGCAGCTTCCAGGCGGTCTTCAACCCGGTCAAGTCACGGCGACGCCGGTGCAAGGAACAAAGGAGTGGCATATGTCCGTCACTCCAGATCTCAGGAACCATCTCGTTCATAAATT GGTTCAAGCAATATTCCCGACTCCCGATCCACAAGCCATGCTTGATAAAAGAATGCACAACTTGGTCGCGTACGCAAGGAAAGTGGAGGGTGACATGTACGAAATGGCCAATTCCCGGTCGGAATATTATCATTTGTTGGCcgaaaaaatttacaagattCAAAAGGAACTTG ACGAAAAGCGACAAAAACGAAAagaacaacagcagcagcagcaactgcaacagcaacaacagcagcagcagcagcaaccaCCGCAGCCACCAGGTACCTCTGGACCCGGGTTAAGGCCATGCGCGCCTCCAAATGTAGGTACTGTTATGCCAGGGGGATCAAAACCTGTCGGGACGGTACCACCTTCCTTACGAAGTCACTCACCAAGTATGAGTCAACTGGGGGCGATGGCTATACAGCAGCACAATAGGATGCAGTTCccacagcagcagcaacagacGCAACAACAGCAGGTccaacagcaacagcagcaacagGTGCAAGCCCAGCAACAAatacaacagcagcagcaggggATTTTGGTTGGTCCTCCTGGCCCAAGCCCGAACGGACAATCCACATCCAACGCCAATATGGTGTCCAATCCTGGGCTCAGCCCATTTGGACAACCTCAAATGTCTCAAGCTAACCTCACGACCACTACCGCGTCTAACAACGCGACGACTAGTCAATTCCCGACATCTAATGGCACGGCTGCCGGTTTACCCAATAGTTCTCCTATTCAGAATCAGCATCAGTTTCCTGACCTAATGAAAGTCAGACTGGCGCAAGCCCAGGCTCAAGCGgcacaacagcagcagcagcagcagcaacaacaacaacaacaacagcagcagcagcagcagcagcaaaaTCAACAGCCTCAACCAACGAGTACCCCGAGCCAGGTCAATACTCCGGCAACGTCAATTCCGCAAACACCATCACCTTTTAGCGGTATGCAACCAAGTACACAACAGCCACAGCAACAACCGAATCAACAATTCCCAACTCGACCACTGTCAGCTTCTACGCCTAGTGATAATGGCATCGTGACATCGACACCGCAGACGATACCACCGCCCGCGTCTAGCGGACCGAGCCCAACAGGTGGTATACCAGTAACGACCACGGGTACAACGAACGGACCTCAATCGACCACCTCGACGCCAAATACGCCACTTGTACCGTCGCTAATGACACCGAATCAAACGGTCTCTTCAGCATCAAACCAAACGCCGCCCCATTCGGGTACAACACCGTCCCCAGCTGGCCTTGCAAGTCTTGGTAAAGGTATGACTTCTCAGGAACGGGCGGCATTGAACACTCCACGCAGCACATCCATGTCCTCGCAGATGGCTGCTATCACGGCAGCATTAGACCGCGACAATTCACCCAGCCCACCAATGAATAACAACAAGGGCAAACTAGATTCCATTAAAGAGGAGATAAAAATGGAGATCAAACAGGAGCCGCCAGATGACCCGCAGAATCACAGGATGGACGGTAAAAGCGTGAACAATGATATTATTAAGACCGAGCCAAAGACCGAGCCAATGGAGGAGGGCTCGAACGAGGCGACCGTGAAGGAAGAGCCTGGCATTAAAGAGGAAAGCATGACTCCCGTGTCCAGTCAGGACACGACCACGTCCGACATCAAGCCGTTGGTACCGGAACCGATTCAACCGAGTGGCACATCTACTGATAAGAAGAAGTGCTTGTTCAAACCCGATGAGCTGCGTCAAGCATTGATGCCGACATTGGAGAAGTTATACCGACAGGATCCAGAGTCTATACCGTTCCGACAACCAGTGGATCCCCAGGCGTTAGGTATACCGGATTATCCCACTATCGTGAAGAAGCCCATGGATTTGTCGACGATCAAGAAGAAACTTGACACGGAGAAGTACAGCGATCCGTGGGAGTACGTGGATGATGTGTGGATGATGTTTGACAACGCTTGGCTGTATAATCGCAAGACTTCTCGAGTCTATAGATATTGCACCAAG CTCTCGGAAGTGTTCGAGCAAGAGATAGATCCCGTGATGCAGGCACTGGGCTATTGTTGCGGCAGAAAATACACATTTAACCCGCAGGTGCTCTGTTGCTACGGCAAGCAGCTTTGCACGATACCCAGGGATGCAAAGTATTATTCGTATCAGAACAG TGGTCTAAAGGGAATTGGTCTTCTTTCCGACAGATACACCTTCTgtcaaaaatgtttcaacGACATTCCTGGTGACACAGTGACGTTGGGAGACGATCCAACGCAACCTCAAAC TGCCATCAAGAAGGAACAATTCCAGGAAATGAAGAATGATCACTTAGAATTAGAACCTTTTGTAACCTGCACCGATTGTGGTAGGAGAGTACATCAAATTTGTGTGCTCCATATGGAAGCAATCTGGCCTTTGGg ATTTACCTGCGAGAATTGCTTAAAGAAGAAGGGACAGAAACGTAAAGAGAATAAGTTCAACGCCAAGCGATTACCCGTAACGAAACTCGGCACGTATATCGAGACGCGCGTGAATAATTTcctaaagaagaaagaagcgGGTGCTGGTGAAGTCGCAATCAGAGTAGTCGCTTCCAGCGATAAGGTGGTCGAGGTGAAACCCGGTATGCGAAGTAGATTCGTCGAGAATGGTGACATGCCTGGTGAATTTCCATATCGCGCGAAGGCGCTGTTTGCGTTCGAGGAAGTCGACGGCACCGACGTCTGTTTTTTCGGTATGCACGTTCAGGAGTATGGGAGCGAGTGTACGCCACCGAACACCAGACGGGTTTACATCGCGTATCTGGATTCTGTTCACTTCTTCCGGCCTAGACAATTTCGAACGGCTGTGTATCATGAGATTCTTCTCGGATATCTCGACTATGCGAAGCAACTTGG atatactATGGCTCACATTTGGGCTTGTCCTCCTTCCGAAGGGGACGATTATATCTTCCACTGCCATCCCGCAGAACAAAAAATACCAAAGCCTAAGAGGTTGCAGGAGTGGTACAAGAAAATGTTGGACAAGGGAATGGTCGAAAGAATCGTGCTTGACTATAAG GACATTTTAAAACAAGCCATGGAAGACAGGCTTTCGTCAGCAGCGGATTTACCGTATTTCGAGGGTGACTTTTGGCCAAACGTGTTAGAAGAAAGTATTAAAGAATTAGAtcaggaagaggaagagaaacgTAAACAAGCTGAAGCGGCAGAAGCAGCCGCCGCTGCGGCGAACGCG ATATTTTCGCTGTCTGAAGACGCGGAAACTCCAGACGGTAAGAAGAAAGGCCAAAAGAAGGCGAAGAAATCCAACAAATCTAAAGCGAATCAAAGGAAAAATAGCAAGAAATCGAATACTCCTCAAACCGGCAATGATCTTTCCGCAAAAATCTTTGCCACCATGGAAAAGCATAAGGAAGTGTTCTTCGTTATCAGGTTACACAGCGCGCAAAGTGCAGCCAGTTTGGCG CCTATTCAAGATCCCGATCCTGTTATTAATTGTGATTTAATGGATGGTCGTGACGCCTTTCTTACGATGGCGAGGGAGAGGCATTATGAATTTTCATCACTTAGAAGAGCAAAGTTTAGTTCCATGTCGATGTTATACGAATTGCATAATCAAGGTCAAGATAAGTTCGTTTATACTTGCAATAATTGCAAGACTCACGTGGAGACCAGATACCATTGCACAGTTTGTGAA gaTTTCGATTTATGTGTGAGTTGTAAAGATAAAGACGGTCACTCGCATCCGATGGAGAAACTTGGTTTTGATCTGGACGATGGGTCATCACCAGCCGATGCTAAACAAACGAATCCACAG GAGGCTAGAAAATTATCGATACAGAGATGCATTCAGTCATTGGTACATGCCTGCCAGTGTAGAGATGCTAATTGTCGCCTACCGAGTTGTCAGAAGATGAAGCGAGTGGTGATGCATACGAAGAATTGCAAGAGAAAGACAAATGGTGGTTGTCCTATATGTAAACAACTGATTGCGTTATGTTGTTATCACGCGAAACACTGCCAAGAGACCAAATGTCTCGTTCCATTCTGCTCCAACATCAAGCACAAGATAAAGCAGCAACAATTGCAACAACGGTTACAGCAAGCGCAACTGCTTAG GAGGCGAATGGCTGTGATGAATACGAGGCCCTCCGGACCTGTAGCCGCAATGCAGGCTGGACAACAGACCTCGAACGTTGCGATGACTGGAGTCGCTATGAAACCTGGCGTTAGCACGTCGAATTTGCCGACGCCTCATCAGCCTGGTATCGGATTGAAGCCCGGAACACAGACGCCACCTGCTCACGTGTTACAAGTGGTGAAGCAGGTACAGGAGGAAGCAGCTAGGCAACAAGCACCACACGTTAATTTCGGTAAGGTAACGCCAGGCGGTGGTGTTGGTGGCGTAAATGTCGGCGTGGGCGGTCAAACGGGTGGTGTGATGCCTCCGCCGCAGATGCAGCGGCCGTTGCCGGTCCAGATGCCGAATCCTAGCGGCACACATCTCATTCCTATGGATCAGTGGACGGCGAG CAGGTACCAGTCGAATACGGTGATGCAACAAAATCCTAACTTGGCGCGACAACAAACACCGCAACAGCTGatgcagcaacagcagcagcatcaggcTCAACCAGGAATGGGCATGAGTGCGCAAATGCCACGACAACCGGGCATGATCGGACCATCGGTTGGACAAGTTAATCCACAAGCAAGCAATATGCAGAAGCACGCTCTTCAGCAGCTGATGCAGACTCTCAGGAGCCCGAACTCGCCCGACCAGCAAAATCAAATACTCCAAATACTCAAAAGTAATCCACCATTGATGGCTGCTTTTATCAAGCAACGA GCGCTTGTCCATCAGCAACAACCTGGTCAACATGGCGGGGGAGTCGGTGGCCCTATGGGTCCTAATCAACCccaacagcaacagcaacaacaacaaccTGGTTTGCATATGATGTCCCAACAGCAGCAGCCACAGCAGCAACAACCACAGCAatcgcagcagcagcagcaacagggCAGACTGCAGATACAGATGCTAACGCAGCAGGCGCAACAACAGCCGGTGCAACCGCAGTCGCAATGGTACAAGCAACAGATGTTGGTGATGCAGAGGCAACAACAGGTGGctcagcagcagcaacagcagcagcagcagcagcagcagcagcagcagcaacaacagcagcagcagcagcagcagcagcagcagcagccgtTTACTCAGCCGCCAGCGCCACCGTACGGTCAACAACGACCCATACGACCATCTCTTCTTGGTAATTACACGATCAATCGTAATTACttaatagaagaaaagaaagagctAGCAAACAGTCGGGCTGTAGTAAGTAGCGTGTTTCCTCGACACCAACGCTTGCCCAACTCCCTAGGTTACGGCGGTTTCAACGAACAGGGCTACGGTCAGCCAGGTCTGAAACCTACTCCGCCGCCCGTGCCCTCGCCGCAAGGCGTCATGGGTCCGCCGGGGATCTCCGTACAACAACAGTTGATGCAGTCAGTCCGTTCGCCACCGCCCATTCGATCTCCACAGCCCAACCCCTCGCCACGACCTGTCCCTTCCCCTCGTAATCAGCCGGTACCGTCGCCGCGGTCGGGTCCGGTGCCATCGCCGCATCACCATCCGCCTCACGGCACGCCGACACATTCGCCGGCCCACGAACTCGGCGGTGGTCCTAGCGAGATGATGCTCTCGCAGCTGGGTGGCGGTCCAGGTGCGCCAGGCCATCCCGCCACTATGCCTCATCATCCCTCGCCGGCGCCGGCGCCTACGAATGGCGGCGCAGACGCCAACGAGGTGACGCCTATGACACCGCAGGACCAACTCGCCAAGTACGTCGAGGGGTTGTAG